The Doryrhamphus excisus isolate RoL2022-K1 chromosome 18, RoL_Dexc_1.0, whole genome shotgun sequence genome contains a region encoding:
- the rpp14 gene encoding ribonuclease P protein subunit p14 isoform X3 produces the protein MNPHKDEEPSIYKRVVLKNASPYHYLKVCLELEDSSTRLSAVDLKLFIITGLKSLYGEVGAALNFDLLKYDEDTLTALLRVCSRGLVKLWSSLTLVGSYQKQRCAFRVLQVSPFLLALTANQELQLD, from the exons ATGAATCCCCACAAGGATGAAGAGCCTTCTATTTACAAACGTGTGGTGTTGAAGAATGCCTCTCCATATCATTACTTGAAAGTTTGCCT TGAGCTGGAGGATAGTTCAACCAGACTGAGTGCAGTTGACCTGAAGCTCTTCATCATCACAGGCTTGAAGAGTCTCTATGGAGAG gTGGGAGCGgctttgaactttgaccttttgAAGTATGATGAAGACACCCTAACTGCTCTGCTGCGAGTGTGCAGCAG agGTTTGGTGAAGCTGTGGAGCTCCTTGACTCTTGTGGGTTCCTACCAGAAGCAGAGGTGTGCCTTCAGGGTGCTGCAG GTGTCTCCGTTCCTGCTGGCACTGACAGCAAACCAAGAGCTGCAGTTGGACTAA
- the rpp14 gene encoding ribonuclease P protein subunit p14 isoform X2, which yields MRPMWGQVRTFLSSSIFTGAPHRCCQLHIGQRASLTKVFSPRHVELFAELTGDTNPLHVDPVYAATTSFERPIVHGVLINGLISAVLGTKMPGRGCIFLYQEIRFPAPLYIVCSQRQGGDGGRSDGDDA from the exons ATGAGGCCCATGTGGGGTCAAGTCAGAACTTTTCTGTCCTCCTCCATATTTACCGGAGCCCCTCATCGCTGCTGCCAGCTCCACATTGGCCAGCGAGCCTCCCTCACTAAAGTCTTCTCCCCCCGCCATGTGGAACTTTTTGCCGAGCTGACCGGTGACACCAACCCCCTACACGTGGACCCAGTCTACGCCGCCACCACTTCCTTTGAGAGACCCATCGTCCACGGCGTCCTCATTAACGGGTTGATTTCTGCTGTACTGGGCACCAAGATGCCAGGCCGCGGCTGCATCTTCCTTTACCAGGAGATCCGATTCCCGGCACCGCTCTACATCG TGTGCAGTCAAAGACAAGGTGGTGATGGAGGGAGaagtgatggtgatgatgcctGA
- the rpp14 gene encoding ribonuclease P protein subunit p14 isoform X1: MRPMWGQVRTFLSSSIFTGAPHRCCQLHIGQRASLTKVFSPRHVELFAELTGDTNPLHVDPVYAATTSFERPIVHGVLINGLISAVLGTKMPGRGCIFLYQEIRFPAPLYIGEEVLAEAEVSKIKMSFAFIAVKCAVKDKVVMEGEVMVMMPEERQRDK, encoded by the coding sequence ATGAGGCCCATGTGGGGTCAAGTCAGAACTTTTCTGTCCTCCTCCATATTTACCGGAGCCCCTCATCGCTGCTGCCAGCTCCACATTGGCCAGCGAGCCTCCCTCACTAAAGTCTTCTCCCCCCGCCATGTGGAACTTTTTGCCGAGCTGACCGGTGACACCAACCCCCTACACGTGGACCCAGTCTACGCCGCCACCACTTCCTTTGAGAGACCCATCGTCCACGGCGTCCTCATTAACGGGTTGATTTCTGCTGTACTGGGCACCAAGATGCCAGGCCGCGGCTGCATCTTCCTTTACCAGGAGATCCGATTCCCGGCACCGCTCTACATCGGTGAGGAGGTGCTGGCTGAAGCTGAAGTTAGCAAGATTAAAATGTCCTTTGCTTTCATTGCCGTAAAGTGTGCAGTCAAAGACAAGGTGGTGATGGAGGGAGaagtgatggtgatgatgcctGAGGAGCGGcagagggacaaataa
- the pxk gene encoding PX domain-containing protein kinase-like protein isoform X2, protein MSFLEKPAPGRLLLDDTVPLTATIEASQNLQSHTEYIIRVQRGVSSENSWQVVRRYSDFDALNNSLMVCGVSLPLPPKKLIGNRDREFIAERQKGLQAYLDAITQHTLLCSALPVKKFLDPNNYAYNYTEIALQQVSMFFRSDPNWEVLEPLKDVGWRIRKKYFLIKNKEQTKERYLLSWVDLGPDKFLSDKDLHSAMKLLTSLSSPYMCPLLFSSTSESSALLIRSFNEAGSLRDHICKVKPRENYMKKYGNPKKCQGLELAHIKLYGRQILEGLRVLHDSGLFFGHLHASNVIVDQGTCRLTDVENGMLGVPCVLRPAFTHFRKINTTESIDVFCFGYLLYEITYGHPPDSIPVDHYPTIPYTAVVSVLQSILSTEACKSGMPTVSQLIQTPLFSDVPLQHSEKIQIKVPSRLKDALKTAKERLEKRLQEEQRVLRQHRRLTRAQSHHGSEEERKRRKILARKKCRQSTYENEDDVSVRNNNNSGSGASSPPTCPSSPTPPPSTEHAPF, encoded by the exons ATGTCTTTCCTGGAAAAGCCTGCCCCAGGGAGGCTGCTGCTGGATGACACGGTTCCCCTGACGGCGACGATAGAAGCCAGCCAGAACCTGCAGTCCCACACG GAATACATCATTCGTGTCCAGAGAGGAGTGTCCTCGGAGAACAGCTGGCAG gTAGTACGGCGGTACAGCGATTTCGACGCTCTGAACAACAGCCTGATG GTATGCGGCGTCAGCCTTCCTCTCCCGCCTAAGAAGCTGATCGGAAACAGAGACCGGGAGTTCATAGCGGAGAGGCAGAAAGGCCTGCAGGCCTACCTGGATGCcattacccagcataccttgctcTGCAGCGCTCTGCCGGTTAAGAAGTTCCTGGACCCAAACAACTATGCTTACAACTACACAG AGATTGCTCTGCAGCAGGTCTCCATGTTCTTCAGATCAGACCCCAATTGGGAAGTTCTGGAGCCTCTCAAAGATGTCG GCTGGAGGATCAGGAAGAAATATTTCCTCAtcaaaaacaaagaacaaacCAAAGAGCGGTATCTGCTGAGCTGG gtggacCTGGGTCCTGATAAGTTCCTGTCAGACAAAGACCTGCATTCTGCCATGAAGCTGCTCACCAGCCTCTCG AGTCCGTACATGTGTCCATTGTTGTTCTCCAGCACCAGTGAGTCTTCAGCACTTCTCATCCGATCTTTTAATGAGGCCGGCTCACTCAGAGACCACATCTGTAAG GTGAAGCCCAGAGAGAACTACATGAAGAAGTACGGCAACCCCAAGAAGTGTCAGGGTCTCGAACTCGCTCACATCAAACTGTACGGCCGCCAGATACTGGAG ggccTCAGAGTCCTCCACGACAGCGGTTTATTTTTTGGCCACCTGCACGCCTCCAATGTGATAGTGGACCAGGGCACGTGTCGACTAACGGACGTGGAGAACGGCATGCTGGGAGTTCCCTGCGTCCTGCGACCTGCCTTCACCCACTTCAGGAAGATTAAC ACGACAGAAAGCATCGATGTCTTCTGCTTTGGCTATTTACTCTACGAGATCACCTATGGCCACCCACCTGATAGCATTCCCGTGGACCACTATCCCACCATCCCCTACACTGCTGTGG tttcaGTGCTGCAGTCCATCCTGTCCACAGAGGCGTGTAAGTCAGGGATGCCCACAGTGTCGCAGCTCATTCAGACACC ACTGTTCAGTGACGTCCCGCTGCAGCACTCGGAAAAAATCCAGATCAAG GTCCCGAGCAGGCTGAAGGACGCGCTGAAGACGGCCAAGGAGCGTTTAGAGAAGCGCCTGCAGGAGGAGCAGAGAGTG CTCCGCCAGCACAGGAGGCTGACCAGGGCCCAGTCTCATCACGGATCAGAGGAGGAAAGGAAGCGGAGGAAGATTCTAGCGAGGAAG AAGTGCAGACAGTCCACTTATGAGAATGAAGACGACGTCTCTGTTAGGAACAATAATAACTCTG GCTCGGGCGCCAGTTCCCCTCCCACATGCCcatcctcccccacccccccgccctccACAG AGCATGCTCCATTCTGA
- the pxk gene encoding PX domain-containing protein kinase-like protein isoform X1, translating to MSFLEKPAPGRLLLDDTVPLTATIEASQNLQSHTEYIIRVQRGVSSENSWQVVRRYSDFDALNNSLMVCGVSLPLPPKKLIGNRDREFIAERQKGLQAYLDAITQHTLLCSALPVKKFLDPNNYAYNYTEIALQQVSMFFRSDPNWEVLEPLKDVGWRIRKKYFLIKNKEQTKERYLLSWVDLGPDKFLSDKDLHSAMKLLTSLSSPYMCPLLFSSTSESSALLIRSFNEAGSLRDHICKVKPRENYMKKYGNPKKCQGLELAHIKLYGRQILEGLRVLHDSGLFFGHLHASNVIVDQGTCRLTDVENGMLGVPCVLRPAFTHFRKINTTESIDVFCFGYLLYEITYGHPPDSIPVDHYPTIPYTAVVSVLQSILSTEACKSGMPTVSQLIQTPLFSDVPLQHSEKIQIKVPSRLKDALKTAKERLEKRLQEEQRVLRQHRRLTRAQSHHGSEEERKRRKILARKKCRQSTYENEDDVSVRNNNNSGSGASSPPTCPSSPTPPPSTGGQTAPLPPPPPPPPPPPTLDTPSTSSCSEGPDEGRTALLSSIQTFSKGKLKKAQTTDRSGPVF from the exons ATGTCTTTCCTGGAAAAGCCTGCCCCAGGGAGGCTGCTGCTGGATGACACGGTTCCCCTGACGGCGACGATAGAAGCCAGCCAGAACCTGCAGTCCCACACG GAATACATCATTCGTGTCCAGAGAGGAGTGTCCTCGGAGAACAGCTGGCAG gTAGTACGGCGGTACAGCGATTTCGACGCTCTGAACAACAGCCTGATG GTATGCGGCGTCAGCCTTCCTCTCCCGCCTAAGAAGCTGATCGGAAACAGAGACCGGGAGTTCATAGCGGAGAGGCAGAAAGGCCTGCAGGCCTACCTGGATGCcattacccagcataccttgctcTGCAGCGCTCTGCCGGTTAAGAAGTTCCTGGACCCAAACAACTATGCTTACAACTACACAG AGATTGCTCTGCAGCAGGTCTCCATGTTCTTCAGATCAGACCCCAATTGGGAAGTTCTGGAGCCTCTCAAAGATGTCG GCTGGAGGATCAGGAAGAAATATTTCCTCAtcaaaaacaaagaacaaacCAAAGAGCGGTATCTGCTGAGCTGG gtggacCTGGGTCCTGATAAGTTCCTGTCAGACAAAGACCTGCATTCTGCCATGAAGCTGCTCACCAGCCTCTCG AGTCCGTACATGTGTCCATTGTTGTTCTCCAGCACCAGTGAGTCTTCAGCACTTCTCATCCGATCTTTTAATGAGGCCGGCTCACTCAGAGACCACATCTGTAAG GTGAAGCCCAGAGAGAACTACATGAAGAAGTACGGCAACCCCAAGAAGTGTCAGGGTCTCGAACTCGCTCACATCAAACTGTACGGCCGCCAGATACTGGAG ggccTCAGAGTCCTCCACGACAGCGGTTTATTTTTTGGCCACCTGCACGCCTCCAATGTGATAGTGGACCAGGGCACGTGTCGACTAACGGACGTGGAGAACGGCATGCTGGGAGTTCCCTGCGTCCTGCGACCTGCCTTCACCCACTTCAGGAAGATTAAC ACGACAGAAAGCATCGATGTCTTCTGCTTTGGCTATTTACTCTACGAGATCACCTATGGCCACCCACCTGATAGCATTCCCGTGGACCACTATCCCACCATCCCCTACACTGCTGTGG tttcaGTGCTGCAGTCCATCCTGTCCACAGAGGCGTGTAAGTCAGGGATGCCCACAGTGTCGCAGCTCATTCAGACACC ACTGTTCAGTGACGTCCCGCTGCAGCACTCGGAAAAAATCCAGATCAAG GTCCCGAGCAGGCTGAAGGACGCGCTGAAGACGGCCAAGGAGCGTTTAGAGAAGCGCCTGCAGGAGGAGCAGAGAGTG CTCCGCCAGCACAGGAGGCTGACCAGGGCCCAGTCTCATCACGGATCAGAGGAGGAAAGGAAGCGGAGGAAGATTCTAGCGAGGAAG AAGTGCAGACAGTCCACTTATGAGAATGAAGACGACGTCTCTGTTAGGAACAATAATAACTCTG GCTCGGGCGCCAGTTCCCCTCCCACATGCCcatcctcccccacccccccgccctccACAG GTGGTCAGACGGCCCCtcttcctccgcctcctccaccgccaccacctcctcctacGCTGGACACTCCCTCCACATCATCCTGCTCTGAAGGACCAGACGAAGGTCGCACCGCGCTGCTGAGCTCCATCCAGACCTTCAGTAAAGGCAAACTGAAGAAGGCCCAGACAACAGACCGTAGTGGGCCCGTCTTCTGA